A genomic region of Ochotona princeps isolate mOchPri1 chromosome 17, mOchPri1.hap1, whole genome shotgun sequence contains the following coding sequences:
- the MYO15B gene encoding LOW QUALITY PROTEIN: myosin XVB (The sequence of the model RefSeq protein was modified relative to this genomic sequence to represent the inferred CDS: substituted 1 base at 1 genomic stop codon): MGGHKDEDRQRPARPAQPASEEQETESASTEGVGPVRRHRTGRRSKARKARALAGQDPDDQEATAGHATPPAEGLSLEAKDRPGNGRRGRGPGESRGGHPKEKEEGLVQVEARTRRRRRGAGQGPSACRSRSKPPSLGGNTSGGDAGSSCQDSEAREARERGSQGGRAPESRQPESEPADSSSEGINTGQGSGLEQPEPGGDEPLVERSTGKGPRGTGGDSGSGAALALNAEQLGERRTHGPEAEGAGPRAHGQGGGQVLAEARPGSAAPLAALVVVHRLRARSPPGSAPKAAGPRGASLKERVLRVVRALGLVRWLQRRTRQAAGEEPEPGCQGPRSEGRRRGPGLRRRLALRLAGLARLGAPPRSPLGDGTGSSQARDSPAPAGGDLTPDPKFAVVFPRIHRAAEEPSNGSFQDAPVDPATTQDRVLAPTQDGEEQWASGEAGAGPQRDSLFAPASPDDSPLDEDCSRRQAEAETPVHWAQDSVPRQDPEPGPDTLLPRLTLETRLRSGGSLRPCGSLRERWEPEDEVEEALERALELSLGQGAEAPASLTVDGWSLAEGLEDVEDLARLRLLCESSVLLCLKKRFHLGRIYTFGGSLLLALNPHRPLPLFSPAVLASYHPRKTLSSTPHIFAVAAAAYSLSQTPGQAPCVLLSGHSGTGKTEAARKLVQFLSSLGPEQARDRVHQLAEVLPMLSSFGHAKTILNANASRFGQVFRLFLQDGVVVGASMSHYLLETSRVVFQAQAERSFHIFYELLAGLDSAEREQLSLQDPETYYFLNQGRACWLQGKEDGQDFTGLTRAMQLLGLHPEELAGVWAMLAAILHLGNICFCSSERESQEVAVVASWAEIHTAARLLQVAPEGLEAAVTRRVMDTPYGHVSKSLPVESAIDARDTLAKALYSRLFSWLLQKMNAQLAAPGDGHSPSTITVVDAYGFEALRVNGLEQLCNNLASERLQLFCSQKLLAQEEEVCQRELLPWVPIAQPPRESCLDLLEGQPHSLLTLLDAQTWLAQATDHTFLQKCHYHHGNHPSYAKPQLQLPIFTVRHNAGSVTYQVHKFLNRNRDQLDRAVEELLAQSRLELVGSLFQAAELRVEDRSARGTLASRFQHSLSALLMELGRSHIHVIQCLSPNPGKFPGLFDVNHVAEQLRQAGVLEAVAARHVHFPVRLPFQVFLARFRALGPEGQGETPDRERCGAIVSQVLGVESPLCHLGVTQVLLQEQGWQRLEQLRDRQCSRALLTLRRGLRVCMRNRRLRLLPRLQARVRGLQARKRYLRRRAALGQLSTMLLVARPLLWRHRRRRQLGHWCGWHDGAASKKMPSMELGRLEIPAELAATLKTARGHLDSLARSITECVPPEVPARPRLSLPPDINQHPFSTFVSTHFQEPTLPSPGQPLAKPLTRLDRENAQPALDVNRVMLRLLGDGTLSPWQEQALGLYLVRQGQRHLGLRDEIFSQLVAQLWHNPDEQQSQRGWALMAVLLSTFPPTPALQKQLLKFVSDHAPHGMAALCQHKLLGALEQTPLAPGAARAHPPTQLEWTAGWRRGRMAVDVLTFNEECYSAEVESWTTGEQLAGWILQSRGLETPPRGWSVSLHSGDAWQDLAGCDFVLDLIGQTEDLGDPAQPRGYPIAPTGLAEDIPPAPGVQAPTLPPGLPPGPAPTLPGGGLTGETRPPGSLEGFLDNLFEPVFSPGLRDLEEGWALSSRMKGGGGIGTPQAGYPLVYPGMMQVPSYQPAMIPTPMPMMPAMGTVPTMPAMMVPPQPQPQPLLPSLDTRQLAAQQQNFINQQAMILAQQMTTQAISLSLEQQTQHRQRQAQASLEVARDPPPAVTPKPKKPPTPRVEPKQDPEPVVVSLREPPEEDVPDGFWRPKSFQQKRDYFQKMGQQQVILKKVRPPAKIEIPQGEEEEEEEDAVVLHSCAXQSFPFLAVPAPPPPPPVTKKPLKQSKHKATKEAEAEPAKPVPAPAPPPPPVTKKAEPAVHNVSPTSQRPEPSREIRNIIRMYQSRPGPVPVPVEPSRPPKTFGKKNDPKDEALAKLGIHGAHSPPAMLSPGLGKEPPPAIAPRPKDSPRPGPSSSIRAKQEPLRDLFSQNRLIANAPPPAPAPPCPLPAPPLPPPEDSRTLSTKPHGLLEPMRDQGLSTQLLASSGSVCFSYTSAPWRLFLRKEVFYPRENFSHPYSLRLLCEQILRDTFTESCIRISPEERSRMKELLGDLEVGLDSLGTAEDSVKKRIVVAARDNWANYFSRIFPVSDGHGSDVQLLGVSHRGLRLLKVTPGPNMHLNPLKTLCSYSFAEVLGVECRGVSTLELSLTREQLVLYSARAQAIKALVELFLNELKEDSGYVVALRSHITDDRSLLSFHRGDLIKLVPVASLEPGWMFGSAEGRSGLFPGNLVQPAAAPDFSFSEQPGNRRRRSQLGEPGLAQWSRVSEPSAQRRSQAFGDNSEEGSQHSSTAYASLPADTHSYTMQEFAQRYFRRPQSPLDQREEGKIAASLVRYTKVPIQESLIDFDDENRSRQAVASFQALMQFMGDQSKPWGKDSVNLLYDLLKLSHEENLRDEIYCQAIKQVTGHPRQERCTRGWSFLRLLTGFFAPSSTLMPYATKFFQDSSPSQALARTCQDNLQRTIKYGGRRRLPPQSEMKAFLKGQGARPLLIHMPGSTEYKTNIQMFTVVGEVLEELCGKMGISDSQEVQEFALFLIKGNDELVRPLWSHEYLNSVLVHERVSLHSRRLCWETPLHFDNSVYISTHFSQVLRDYLQGKLALSAQADAHLARLAALQLVGKGDKNPPSEQQLLTYIPKMLHWQVDMTTIRNLLEQELKELQGHSTQEAQISFIKATSQLPLFGYTVYLVMRVSTQSLTRPALLGLSRQHLLLMEPSSQKTYISIALKDLQQLHLLSPMEKGAPPGLEINYGSVDSPQTIWFELPQAQELMYTIVFLLDGCTSMAQWPGLQ; this comes from the exons ATGGGTGGGCACAAGGACGAGGACCGCCAGCGCCCGGCGAGACCAGCGCAGCCAGCCTCGGAGGAGCAGGAGACAGAGTCGGCCAGCACAGAGGGGGTTGGCCCCGTACGGAGACACCGCACGGGCCGCCGTAGCAAGGCCCGAAAGGCGAGGGCCCTGGCAGGGCAGGACCCTGACGACCAAGAGGCCACTGCAGGCCATGCGACACCACCCGCAGAGGGGCTGTCCCTAGAGGCCAAAGACAGGCCAGGCAACGGTCGGCGGGGTCGCGGGCCAGGAGAGAGCCGTGGGGGGCACccaaaggagaaggaagagggccTGGTCCAAGTAGAGGCGCGGACTCGCCGCCGGAGGAGGGGAGCTGGCCAGGGACCTTCAGCTTGTCGGAGCCGCTCAAAGCCCCCTAGCCTTGGTGGAAACACGTCGGGCGGGGATGCGGGCAGCTCCTGCCAGGACAGCGAAGCCCGCGAGGCGCGGGAGAGAGGCAGCCAGGGCGGCAGGGCCCCGGAGTCGCGGCAGCCAGAGTCGGAGCCGGCAGACTCGAGCTCCGAGGGGATCAACACTGGGCAGGGATCAGGGCTCGAGCAGCCGGAACCAGGCGGCGATGAGCCCCTGGTCGAGCGGAGCACCGGGAAAGGCCCTCGGGGAACCGGCGGGGATTCCGGCAGCGGCGCCGCCTTGGCTCTgaatgcagagcagctgggggagAGGCGGACGCACGGCCCCGAGGCCGAAGGAGCCGGGCCGCGTGCGCACGGCCAGGGCGGAGGGCAGGTGCTGGCGGAAGCGCGTCCGGGCAGCGCCGCGCCGCTGGCCGCCTTGGTGGTCGTCCACAGGCTCCGCGCCCGGTCCCCGCCGGGCAGCGCACCCAAAGCCGCGGGTCCCCGTGGCGCCAGCCTCAAGGAGCGGGTCCTGCGCGTGGTGCGGGCGCTGGGCCTCGTGCGGTGGCTGCAGCGGCGCACTCGGCAGGCCGCCGGCGAGGAGCCGGAGCCGGGGTGCCAGGGGCCCCGGAGCGAGGGGCGCCGCCGCGGGCCGGGACTACGGCGCCGGCTAGCGCTGCGCCTGGCGGGGCTCGCGCGGCTCGGGGCGCCTCCACGGAGTCCCCTTGGCGACGGCACTGGATCCTCACAGGCCCGGGATAGCCCAGCGCCGGCCGGCGGAGACCTCACACCGGATCCCAAGTTCGCTGTGGTGTTCCCCAGGATCCACAGGGCCGCGGAGGAGCCGAGCAACGGGAGCTTCCAGGATGCCCCCGTGGACCCCGCCACCACGCAGGACCGTGTCTTGGCTCCTACGCAGGACGGAGAGGAGCAATGGGCGAGTGGGGAAGCGGGGGCTGGGCCCCAGCGCGACTCCCTCTTCGCCCCAGCTTCTCCCGACGACTCTCCCCTGGACGAGGACTGCTCCCGCAGGCAAGCAGAAGCCGAAACCCCTGTGCACTGGGCGCAGGACTCCGTCCCCCGCCAGGACCCCGAGCCTGGCCCTGACACCCTGCTGCCCCGACTCACCTTGGAGACCCGTCTGCGCAGCGGGGGGAGCCTGCGGCCCTGCGGGTCCCTGAGGGAACGGTGGGAGCCGGAGGATGAGGTCGAGGAAGCGCTGGAGAGGgccctggagctgagcctgggaCAGGGTGCGGAGGCGCCCGCCAGCCTGACGGTGGATGGCTGGAGCCTGGCAGAGGGGCTGGAGGACGTGGAGGATCTGGCCCGGCTGCG GCTGTTGTGTGAGAGCTCCGTACTGCTATGCCTTAAGAAGAGGTTCCACCTGGGCCGCATCTAC ACTTTTGGGGGTTCCCTTCTGCTGGCTCTGAACCCCCACCGCCCCCTGCCTCTCTTCTCACCCGCGGTCCTGGCCAGCTACCATCCCAGGAAGACCCTCAGCAGCACGCC GCACATCTttgctgtggctgcagctgcctaCAGCCTGTCTCAGACCCCTGGCCAGGCCCCCTGCGTCCTCCTGAG CGGGCACAGTGGCACAGGGAAGACGGAAGCCGCTCGGAAGCTGGTGCAGTTCCTGAGCAGCCTGGGGCCGGAGCAGGCAAGAGACAGAGTGCACCAG CTGGCCGAGGTACTGCCCATGCTTAGCAGCTTTGGACATGCCAAGACCATCCTCAATGCCAACGCCAGCCGCTTCGGCCAGGTCTTCCGCCTCTTCCTGCAGGA TGGGGTCGTCGTGGGAGCCTCCATGTCCCACTATCTGCTTGAGACCTCCAGGGTGGTGTTTCAG GCGCAGGCTGAGCGGAGCTTCCATATTTTCTATGAGCTGCTGGCAGGACTGGACTCTGCCGAAAGGgagcagctgtccctgcaggaccCGGAAACCTACTACTTCCTCAACCAG GGCCGCGCCTGCTGGCTTCAGGGCAAGGAGGATGGCCAGGACTTCACAGGATTGACCAGGGCCATGCAGCTGCTGGGCCTGCACCCTGAGGAGCTGGCCGGGGTCTGGGCCATGCTGGCCGCCATCCTGCACCTGGGCAACATCTGCTTCTGCTCCTCCGAG AGGGAGTCCCAGGaggtggctgttgtggccagctgggccGAAATCCACACAGCAGCTCGGCTGCTGCAGGTGGCACCAGAAGGTCTGGAAGCAGCTGTCACCAGGAGAGTCATG GATACGCCCTATGGCCATGTCTCAAAATCGCTGCCCGTGGAAAGTGCCATCGATGCCAG GGACACCCTGGCCAAGGCCTTGTACTCCCGGCTCTTCAGCTGGCTCCTGCAAAAGATGAATGCACAGCTGGCTGCCCCGGGGGACGGGCACAGCCCAAGTACCATCACTGTGGTGGACGCCTATGGCTTTGAG GCGCTGCGGGTGAATGGCCTGGAGCAACTGTGCAACAACCTCGCCAGCGAGCGCCTGCAGCTCTTCTGTAGCCAGAAGCTGCTGGCCCAGGAGGAG GAGGTGTGTCAGCGGGAGCTGCTGCCCTGGGTGCCCATCGCGCAGCCTCCGCGGGAGTCCTGCCTGGACCTCCTAGAGGgccagccccacagcctcctgaCTCTCCTGGACGCCCAGACCTGGTTGGCCCAG gccacagaccACACCTTCCTCCAGAAGTGCCACTATCACCATGGCAACCACCCCAGCTATGCCAAGCCCCAGCTGCAGCTGCCCATCTTCACCGTGAGGCACAATGCCGGGAGTGTCACCTACCAG GTTCACAAGTTTCTAAACAGGAACCGGGATCAACTGGACCGGGCCGTGGAGGAGTTGCTGGCTCAGAGCCGGCTGGAG CTGGTGGGCAGCCTCTTCCAGGCAGCAGAGCTCCGGGTGGAGGACAGATCAGCCCGAGGCACACTGGCCTCTCGCTTTCAGCACTCTCTGAGTGCCCTCCTCATGGAGCTGGGCAG GAGCCACATCCATGTCATCCAGTGCCTCAGCCCCAACCCGGGGAAG TTCCCTGGCCTCTTCGATGTGAACCATGTGGCGGAGCAGCTGCGCCAGGCCGGTgtcctggaggctgtggctgcccGCCATGTCCACTTCCCTGTGCGCCTGCCTTTTCAGGTCTTCCTGGccag GTTCCGGGCCCTGGGGCCAGAGGGGCAGGGAGAAACCCCTGACCGTGAGAGGTGTGGCGCCATCGTGAGCCAAGTGTTGGGGGTGGAGTCCCCGCTGTGTCATCTCGGAGTcacccag gtgctgctgcaaGAGCAGGGCTGGCAGCGGTTGGAGCAGCTCAGGGACCGACAGTGTTCCCGGGCCCTGCTCACCCTGCGCCGCGGCCTCCGCGTGTGCATGCGCAATCGGCGCCTTCGCCTCCTGCCCCGGCTGCAGGCGCGTGTGCGCGGGCTACAGGCCAG GAAACGCTACCTGCGACGGAGAGCCGCTCTGGGACAGCTCAGCACCATGCTGTTGGTGGCCCGGCCCCTGCTCTGGAGACACCGGAGACGGCGGCAG CTTGGGCACTGGTGCGGCTGGCACGacggagctgcctctaagaaaaTGCCAAGCATG gagctggggcgcCTGGAGATCCCGGCCGAGCTGGCCGCCACCCTGAAGACAGCACGAG GCCACCTGGACAGCCTGGCCCGGAGCATCACAGAATGCGTGCCCCCTGAGGTCCCCGCCCGGCCCCGCCTCAGCCTCCCACCAGATATCAACCAGCATCCTTTCTCCACCTTTGTGTCTACCCACTTTCAG GAGccaaccctgcccagcccagggcagccacTGGCCAAGCCCCTGACACGGCTGGATAGGGAGAACGCTCAGCCCGCCCTGGACGTCAACAGGGTG ATGCTGCGGCTCCTGGGCGATGGGACCCTGTCTCCGTGGCAGGAGCAGGCTCTGGGCTTGTACCTGGTGCGGCAAGGCCAGCGCCACCTGGGGCTCCGGGATGAGATCTTCAGCCAGctggtggcccagctctggcacaacCCGGACGAACAGCAGAGCCAGCGCGGCTGGGCCCTCATGGCCGTCCTGCTCAGCACCTTCCCCCCAACACCGGCCCTGCAGAAGCAGCTGCTCAA GTTCGTATCTGACCATGCTCCCCACGGCATGGCAGCGCTGTGTCAGCATAAACTGTTGGGGGCCCTGGAACAGACGCCGCTGGCCCCTGGGGCAGCCCGGGCCCACCCCCCGACCCAGCTGGAGTGGACGGCCGGATGGCGGCGGGGCCGCATGGCAGTGGATGTGCTCACCTTCAACG AGGAGTGCTACTCAGCTGAGGTGGAGTCGTGGACCACGGGGGAGCAGCTGGCAGGGTGGATCCTGCAGAGCAG AGGCCTAGAAACTCCCCCTCGTGGCTGGTCCGTGTCACTGCACTCCGGGGATGCCTGGCAGGACTTGGCCGGCTGCGACTTTGTGCTGGATCTTATCGGTCAGACGGAAGACCTGGGCGACCCAGCGCAACCCCGAGGCTACCCCATCGCTCCCACTGGCCT AGCTGAGGACATCCCCCCTGCCCCTGGCGTCCAGGCCCCCACACTACCCCCAGGCCTCCCTCCAGGTCCAGCTCCAACACTGCCCGGTGGGGGACTCACAG gggagacccgtcCGCCAGGGAGCCTGGAGGGCTTTCTCGACAACCTCTTTGAGCCGGTCTTCTCCCCAGGCCTCAGG GACCTGGAGGAAGGCTGGGCACTGAGCAGCCGCATGAAGGGCGGGGGTGGCATCGGGACACCGCAGGCAGGCTACCCCCTTG TGTACCCAGGGATGATGCAGGTGCCCAGCTACCAGCCAGCCATGATCCCCACACCTATGCCCATGATGCCAGCGATGGGCACAGTCCCCACCATGCCAG CCATGATGGtgccaccacagccacagccgcagcccctgctccccagcctggACACGAGGCAGCTAGCGGCCCAGCAGCAGAATTTCATCAACCAACAGGCCATGATCTTG GCCCAGCAGATGACCACGCAGGCCATAAGCCTGTCCctggagcagcagacacagcacCGCCAGCGGCAGGCGCAGGCATCCCTGGAGGTCGCCCGTGACCCACCCCCAGCTGTCACCCCAAAGCCCAAGAAGCCGCCTACTCCCCGGGTAGAGCCAAAGCAAGATCCGGAACCCGTGGTTGTCAGCTTGAGG GAACCCCCAGAGGAGGATGTCCCTGATGGCTTCTGGCGTCCCAAGAGCTTCCAGCAGAAACGGGACTATTTCCAGAAGATGG GGCAACAGCAGGTAATATTGAAGAAGGTGAGGCCTCCAGCCAAGATCGAGATCCcccagggggaggaggaagaggaggaggaggacgcagTAG TTCTGCACAGCTGTGCTTAACAATCTTTCCCCTTCCTGGCAGtgcctgccccacctcctccccctccGGTCACCAAGAAGCCCTTGAAACAAAGTAAGCACAAAGCTACAAAAGAGGCTGAGGCAGAGCCAGCAAAGCCAGTGcctgcccctgctcctcctccccctccagtCACCAAGAAGGCTGAGCCAGCAGTGCACAACGTGAGCCCCACAAGCCAGcggccagaacccagcagggaaatCCGTAACATCATCCGGATGTACCAGAGCCGCCCCGGGCCTGTGCCCGTGCCTGTAGAGCCATCTAG GCCCCCCAAAACCTTTGGGAAGAAAAACGACCCTAAGGACGAGGCTCTGGCCAAATTGGGGATCCATGGCGCCCACTCCCCCCCTGCG ATGCTGTCCCCTGGCCTAGGGAAGGAACCCCCGCCGGCTATAGCTCCTCGGCCCAAGGACAGCCCGAGGCCTGGGCCCTCCAGCTCCATCAGGGCAAAGCAGGAGCCACTTCGAGACCTGTTTAGCCAGAACCGGCTCATCGCAAATGcacccccacctgccccagcACCCCCCTGCCCACTGCCGGCGCCCCCCTTGCCTCCACCTGAAGACTCCAGGACCCTTTCGACAAAGCCTCATG gcTTGCTGGAGCCCATGAGGGACCAAGGGCTCTCCACCCAGTTACTGGCGTCTTCGGGCAGCGTGTGCTTTTCATACACCAGCGCCCCCTGGAGGCTGTTCCTGCGCAAGGAG GTGTTTTACCCCCGGGAGAACTTCAGCCACCCCTACAGCCTCAGGCTCCTCTGTGAGCAG ATCCTGCGGGACACCTTCACTGAGTCCTGCATCCGTATCTCCCCCGAAGAACGGAGCCGAATGAAAGAGCTACTGG gagacctggaggtaggCCTGGACTCCCTCGGCACTGCCGAGGACAGCGTGAAGAAGCGCATCGTGGTGGCCGCTCGGGACAACTGGGCCAATTACTTCTCACGCATCTTTCCGGTCTCG gaCGGCCATGGCAGTGATGTGCAGCTGCTGGGTGTGTCACACCGGGGGCTGAGGCTGCTTAAGGTGACCCCAGGCCCCAACATGCACCTGAACCCGCTGAAGACACTGTGTTCCTACAG ctttGCTGAGGTGCTGGGCGTGGAGTGCCGGGGTGTCTCCACCCTGGAGTTGTCGCTGACCAGGGAGCAGCTGGTGCTGTACTCGGCCCGGGCCCAGGCCATCAAGGCCTTGGTGGAACTGTTCCTGAATGAGCTCAAGGAG GACTCGGGCTACGTGGTCGCCCTGCGCAGCCACATCACGGATGACCGCAGTCTGCTGAGCTTTCACCGTGGAGACCTCATCAAGTTGGTGCCGgtggccagcctggagccag GCTGGATGTTCGGCTCGGCTGAAGGCCGTTCAGGGCTTTTTCCTGGCAACCTGGTGCAGCCAGCTGCGGCTCCCGATTTCTCCTTCTCGGAGCAGCCGGGCAACCGGCGGCGCAGGAGTCAGCTGGgggagccaggcctggcccagtggAGCAGAGTCTCGGAG CCCTCTGCCCAGCGTCGCAGCCAGGCATTCGGTGACAACTCGGAGGAAGGCAGCCAGCACTCCTCCACGGCCTATGCGTCCCTGCCCGCGGACACCCACAGCTACACCATGCAGGAATTTGCCCAGCGTTACTTCCGTAGACCTCAGAGCCC GCTGGACCAGCGAGAGGAGGGGAAGATCGCAGCCAGCCTGGTGCGGTACACCAAG GTACCCATCCAGGAGTCACTCATCGACTTTGATGACGAAAACAGGAGCAGACAAGCCGTGGCCAGCTTCCAGG CTTTGATGCAGTTCATGGGGGACCAGTCGAAGCCCTGGGGCAAGGACTCGGTCAATCTGCTCTATGACCTGCTGAAG CTGAGCCACGAGGAGAACCTCAGAGATGAGATTTACTGTCAGGCCATCAAGCAGGTCACCGGACACCCCCGGCA GGAACGCTGTACTCGAGGCTGGAGCTTCCTTAGGCTCCTCACGGGCTTCTTCGCCCCATCAAGCACGCTGATGCCATACGCGACCAAGTTCTTCCAGGATTCGAGCCCCAGCCAAG CGCTGGCCCGCACCTGCCAAGACAACCTCCAGCGCACCATCAAATATGGGGGCCGCCGGCGCCTGCCCCCTCAGAGCGAAATGAAGGCTTTCCTG AAGGGGCAAGGGGCCCGCCCACTTCTTATTCACATGCCTGGCAGCACGGAATATAAGACGAACATTCAGATGTTCACG gtgGTAGGAGAAGTGCTggaggagctgtgtgggaagatgGGCATCAGTGACTCCCAGGAAGTGCAGGAATTCGCTCTCTTCCTCATCAAAGGGAATG ATGAACTCGTGCGGCCCCTGTGGTCCCACGAGTACCTCAACAGCGTGCTGGTGCATGAGAGGGTAAGCCTGCACAGCCGGCGGCTCTGCTGGGAGACCCCACTGCACTTCGACAACTCCGTCTACATCAGCACCCACTTCAGCCAG GTGCTGCGCGACTATCTACAGGGGAAACTGGCACTCAGTGCCCAGGCAGATGCCCACCTGGCTAGGCTGGCTGCCCTCCAGCTCGTGGGCAAGGGTGACAAGAACCCTCCTTCAGA GCAACAACTGCTCACCTACATTCCGAAGATGCTGCACTGGCAGGTGGACATGACCACCATAAGGAATCTGCTGGAACAGGAGCTGAAGGAGCTGCAGGGACACAGCACTCAGGAAGCCCAGATCAGCTTCATCA AGGCCACAAGCCAGCTGCCCCTCTTTGGCTACACTGTCTACCTGGTGATGCGAGTGAGCACCCAGTCCCTGACTAGACCTGCACTGCTGGGGCTCAGCCGCCAGCACCTCCTCCTGATGGAGCCCAGCTCCCAG AAAACATACATCTCCATCGCCCTGAAGGAcctgcagcagctccacttgctgaGTCCGATGGAGAAGGGGGCTCCCCCTGGTCTGGAAATCAATTATGGCTCGGTGGATAGCCCTCAGACCATCTGGTTTGAGCTGCCGCAG GCCCAGGAGCTGATGTACACCATTGTCTTCCTGCTGGACGGCTGCACGTCCATGGCCCAGTGGCCCGGCCTCCaatga